Proteins from a genomic interval of Caulobacter sp. NIBR1757:
- a CDS encoding NADP-dependent isocitrate dehydrogenase codes for MAKIKVANPVVDMDGDEMTRIIWKLIKDKLIFPYLDLELDYYDLSIEHRDATDDQVTIDAANATKRHGVAVKCATITPDEQRVEEFKLKKMWKSPNGTIRNILGGVIFREPIICQNVPRLVPGWTQPIIVGRHAFGDQYRATDFLFPGAGKLSIKFVGEDGTVIEKEVFDAPSAGVAMAMYNLDDSIRDFAHASFAYGLSRQYPVYLSTKNTILKAYDGRFKDIFQEVFDAEYKAQFDALGLTYEHRLIDDMVASALKWSGGYVWACKNYDGDVQSDIVAQGFGSLGLMTSVLLTPDGQTVEAEAAHGTVTRHYRQHQKGQSTSTNSIASIFAWTRGLAHRAKLDDNADLANFADTLEKVCIDTVEAGFMTKDLALLVGDKQSWLTTEGFLDKVDENLKAAMAKA; via the coding sequence ATGGCCAAGATCAAGGTCGCCAATCCCGTCGTCGACATGGACGGCGATGAAATGACCCGCATCATCTGGAAGCTCATCAAGGACAAGCTGATCTTCCCCTACCTCGACCTCGAGCTCGACTACTACGACCTCTCGATCGAGCATCGCGACGCCACCGACGACCAGGTGACCATCGACGCCGCCAACGCCACCAAGCGTCATGGCGTGGCGGTGAAGTGCGCGACGATCACCCCGGACGAACAGCGGGTCGAGGAATTCAAGCTCAAGAAGATGTGGAAGAGCCCCAACGGCACTATCCGCAACATCCTGGGCGGCGTCATCTTCCGCGAGCCGATCATTTGCCAGAACGTCCCGCGCCTGGTGCCCGGCTGGACCCAGCCGATCATCGTCGGCCGCCACGCCTTCGGCGACCAGTACCGCGCCACCGACTTCCTGTTCCCGGGCGCCGGCAAGCTCAGCATCAAGTTCGTCGGTGAAGACGGCACGGTGATCGAAAAGGAAGTCTTCGACGCGCCCAGCGCCGGCGTCGCCATGGCGATGTACAACCTCGACGACTCGATCCGCGACTTCGCCCACGCCAGCTTCGCCTACGGCCTGTCGCGCCAGTACCCGGTCTATCTGTCGACCAAGAACACCATCCTGAAAGCCTACGACGGCCGCTTCAAGGACATCTTCCAGGAAGTCTTCGACGCCGAATACAAGGCTCAGTTCGACGCCCTCGGCCTGACCTACGAGCACCGCCTGATCGACGACATGGTGGCCTCGGCCCTCAAGTGGTCGGGCGGCTACGTCTGGGCCTGCAAGAACTACGACGGCGACGTGCAATCGGACATCGTGGCGCAGGGCTTCGGCTCGCTGGGCCTGATGACCTCGGTGCTGCTGACCCCCGATGGCCAGACCGTCGAGGCCGAGGCCGCCCACGGCACCGTCACCCGCCACTACCGCCAGCACCAGAAGGGTCAGTCGACCTCGACCAACTCGATCGCCTCGATCTTCGCCTGGACCCGTGGCCTCGCCCACCGCGCCAAGCTGGACGACAACGCCGATCTGGCCAATTTCGCCGACACCCTGGAAAAGGTCTGCATCGACACCGTCGAAGCGGGCTTCATGACCAAGGACCTGGCGCTGCTGGTCGGCGACAAGCAGAGCTGGCTGACCACCGAAGGGTTCCTCG
- a CDS encoding TetR family transcriptional regulator has translation MPLDQQTAVAEDQRVLDTARSAFARLGFDGAEMAAIAEGAGLSAERLSSLYPDKKALFTAVLVSLEKAFDAHCREASSDLIGEPLALFLSGCRAALEFSDRRDFARIVMIEGPAVLGEAEWERIDHGLGLPTIRQGLRNMAPHAGEAALRPMAVMIMGALNELILALARGEKGVEVEESLAVLERLLKAWAAR, from the coding sequence ATGCCGCTGGACCAGCAGACCGCCGTCGCCGAAGACCAGAGGGTGCTCGACACCGCCCGCTCGGCCTTCGCCCGGCTTGGCTTCGACGGCGCCGAGATGGCCGCCATCGCCGAGGGCGCGGGGCTGTCGGCCGAGCGGCTCTCCAGCCTCTACCCCGACAAGAAGGCGCTGTTCACCGCCGTCCTGGTCTCGCTGGAAAAGGCCTTTGACGCCCATTGCCGCGAGGCCTCCTCCGACCTGATCGGCGAGCCGCTGGCGCTGTTCCTGTCCGGGTGCCGGGCGGCGCTGGAGTTCAGCGACCGGCGCGACTTCGCCCGCATCGTCATGATCGAGGGTCCGGCCGTCCTGGGAGAGGCGGAGTGGGAGCGGATCGATCACGGACTCGGCTTGCCGACCATCCGCCAGGGCCTGCGCAACATGGCCCCGCACGCCGGCGAGGCGGCGCTGCGGCCGATGGCGGTGATGATCATGGGCGCGCTGAACGAACTGATCCTCGCCCTGGCGCGGGGCGAGAAGGGCGTCGAGGTCGAGGAAAGCCTGGCGGTGCTGGAGCGGCTGTTGAAGGCCTGGGCCGCGCGCTAG